One window from the genome of Oceaniferula flava encodes:
- a CDS encoding C25 family cysteine peptidase — protein MNATILYSALLAVAWPLSCLAEEAKEAPPESTVLLITSEELAPAWGPFSAWKAKREKPTKVVTTAEIATTYQGVDLQEKIRLCVRDHIDHQGTRWVILGGDSLPGGKGVVPDRDTVHRTMWGKSTDIPTDIYYLSTTNWDADGDGVYGEFQDDREAISYPDGSVGLGRIPVRTAADVAAYTDKVISYESKYPAGKFAETMVYTCTVQGAYAKVRRSWDDHVSSALPNGNMSRYFANKTPWDKERPGDFEIDPSNWIAMINAKKTGKFHFHGHGLIDCWVLEGHQKFSKQHVDRLTNQDAYPVITTVSCFTGHYDAAKDPCISESMLRMPKAGAIAIVAPCREGKPHFLNPKEDFPLMVRQGKMDGTTETMTLFWEKGIKQKLSTGEALMRTKAALSERAVKSANFHMCLAELNLLGDPTIAVHPESK, from the coding sequence GTGAACGCTACCATTTTATACTCCGCCCTGTTGGCAGTGGCCTGGCCTCTTTCCTGCCTGGCTGAAGAGGCGAAGGAGGCTCCGCCGGAATCTACGGTGCTCTTGATTACCTCCGAGGAGCTGGCTCCAGCATGGGGGCCGTTTTCGGCTTGGAAAGCGAAGCGGGAAAAGCCGACCAAGGTAGTGACCACCGCTGAGATAGCGACTACGTATCAGGGTGTCGATTTACAGGAAAAAATCCGACTGTGTGTGCGTGATCACATCGATCATCAGGGCACCCGCTGGGTGATTCTCGGGGGCGATAGTTTGCCGGGCGGTAAGGGCGTGGTGCCGGATAGGGACACCGTGCATCGGACGATGTGGGGCAAATCCACCGACATCCCCACGGACATTTACTATCTATCAACCACGAATTGGGATGCCGATGGCGATGGGGTTTACGGTGAGTTTCAAGACGACCGCGAGGCGATCAGCTACCCTGACGGCAGCGTGGGGCTGGGGCGTATTCCGGTGCGGACCGCCGCGGATGTGGCGGCATACACCGACAAGGTGATCAGCTATGAATCCAAGTATCCTGCCGGGAAGTTCGCCGAGACCATGGTCTACACCTGCACGGTTCAAGGAGCCTACGCCAAGGTGCGCCGCAGTTGGGACGACCACGTTTCCAGCGCGCTTCCTAACGGTAACATGTCGCGCTATTTCGCCAACAAGACGCCTTGGGACAAGGAACGTCCGGGCGACTTTGAAATCGATCCGAGCAATTGGATCGCGATGATCAACGCCAAGAAAACCGGCAAGTTCCATTTCCATGGGCACGGCTTGATCGACTGCTGGGTGTTAGAAGGACATCAGAAATTCAGCAAGCAGCACGTGGACCGCCTGACCAACCAAGACGCCTATCCGGTGATCACCACGGTATCGTGTTTCACCGGTCATTATGATGCGGCCAAAGACCCCTGCATCAGTGAATCCATGCTGCGCATGCCCAAGGCGGGAGCGATCGCCATCGTGGCTCCGTGTCGCGAAGGCAAACCGCACTTTCTCAACCCGAAAGAAGATTTCCCCTTGATGGTGCGCCAAGGGAAAATGGACGGAACCACGGAGACAATGACCCTTTTCTGGGAAAAAGGAATCAAGCAGAAGCTCAGCACCGGCGAGGCGCTGATGCGGACCAAGGCGGCGCTGTCAGAGCGCGCGGTGAAGTCGGCTAACTTTCACATGTGCCTGGCTGAGTTGAATTTGTTAGGCGATCCAACCATCGCGGTGCACCCTGAGTCCAAGTAG
- a CDS encoding Dabb family protein — protein MEHHVYFWLKEENQNDADRAAFEQGMTELLKIENIASGIWGKSAATPERPVTDKSFDYALSLKFDSIEQHNIYQDHAEHHVFVDKFKDLWASAKVMDVA, from the coding sequence ATGGAACATCACGTATATTTCTGGCTGAAAGAAGAGAACCAAAACGACGCCGATCGCGCTGCCTTTGAGCAGGGAATGACCGAGCTGTTGAAAATTGAGAACATTGCCTCCGGAATCTGGGGCAAGTCGGCGGCGACCCCCGAGCGCCCGGTGACCGACAAGAGCTTCGACTACGCGCTGTCGCTGAAATTCGACAGCATAGAGCAGCACAACATCTACCAAGACCACGCCGAGCATCATGTCTTCGTCGACAAGTTCAAAGACCTCTGGGCGAGTGCCAAGGTGATGGATGTGGCATAG
- a CDS encoding efflux RND transporter permease subunit, translating into MIDHQDKGLLAWFARNHHAANLLMIAVLAVGIISIFKIKQEVFPVFALDTVEVDVQYRGAGPAEVEQSVIVPIEAELRGMEMIRRVEATASEGRAKVVAELYPNFDKNRALQEITAAVQRIAVFPDDIEAPVVKLGTGRRREVMKIAVSGDLNERELVDFAQQIETGLLSQPDISIVELKGVRDPEIEIEIPSATLRSLGLTLGDVAERVGETAMDVPGGTLKTPGGDIQLRTKERRDRAIDFRDIPVISSTDGTKVRLGEIATITDGFEETEAENFFYGKHSVVISVYSSESQAPLEVAAAVRKFIEREKKNLPESVHLDLSRDRSQAFSERFGLLMDNGAMGLMLVLLVLGLFLDLRVAFWTAIGIPISILGSIALLPIGGATINMISLFGFIITLGIVVDDAVVVGEEIFHRISEGESRVNAAIAGARAMTMPVIFAVVTNIIAFMPLLFVPGENGQFFEVLPAVVIAVFTVSLVECLFILPSHLASDGGWLERNRLFIKINGAQTKLRHRMENLMDRAYQPVLDFSIRHRLLTVCMFLATLAITGAYLASGRIDFKFRPQIEADFIQAEVAMPAGTPVARTREVILQVEEAAKKALELANEGSVRELTTSIEVDVGNDGANLGEVAVTLVPQSQRKITGGEFADLWRDQLPVIPDMESIFFDYLVGPGGEAEIDIQLAHPDLTVLRQAADDVAKAVAAYPGTADVRKGSGRETPELQFELSPEGRALGLTSEDLGARVRDAYLGAEALRQPRGREEVRVMVRLPESERKSLEGLKDFLIRTPGGGEITLGEAAVIKTTTAPLKIERVDGGRVLKVRGNVVAGETTGNKVLSALEKNELPGIIEAYPGLSYSFEGDQREQSEAMQNLGWGLVVSMFAVFGIMAALLRSYLQAFIILLAIPFSLAGAVIGHVVLGFNISIFSIFGMIALCGMVVNGGFVLAVTRQRFIEDGMPIEQVTREAAARRCRPILLTGITTFVGLVPMILETSQQALFLVPMAISLGVGTLASAIVILLVIPATFTMTETIESFDADATVDEDDRS; encoded by the coding sequence ATGATCGATCATCAAGACAAAGGTCTGTTAGCTTGGTTCGCGCGTAATCACCACGCAGCGAACTTGCTCATGATTGCGGTGCTCGCCGTGGGCATCATTTCCATTTTCAAGATCAAGCAGGAGGTGTTCCCGGTGTTTGCTCTGGATACCGTGGAGGTGGATGTGCAATACCGCGGTGCCGGACCGGCGGAGGTGGAGCAATCGGTGATTGTGCCGATCGAAGCCGAGCTGCGCGGCATGGAAATGATTCGCCGCGTGGAGGCCACGGCCTCGGAGGGACGGGCGAAAGTCGTCGCCGAGCTGTATCCTAATTTCGATAAAAACCGTGCCCTGCAGGAAATCACTGCCGCCGTGCAGCGCATCGCCGTCTTCCCCGATGACATCGAGGCTCCGGTGGTGAAGCTCGGCACCGGCCGTCGCCGCGAGGTGATGAAGATTGCTGTGTCGGGCGATCTCAACGAGCGGGAACTGGTCGATTTTGCCCAACAGATCGAGACCGGGCTCTTGTCGCAACCGGACATCTCCATCGTCGAACTCAAGGGCGTGCGCGACCCGGAAATCGAAATTGAAATCCCCAGCGCCACCCTGCGATCGCTGGGGCTCACCCTCGGTGATGTCGCCGAGCGGGTGGGGGAAACGGCGATGGATGTGCCGGGCGGCACGCTGAAAACTCCCGGCGGCGACATCCAACTGCGGACCAAGGAACGGCGCGATCGGGCGATCGATTTTCGCGATATCCCGGTGATCAGCAGCACCGATGGCACCAAGGTCAGGCTGGGTGAGATCGCTACCATCACGGACGGCTTCGAAGAAACCGAAGCGGAGAACTTTTTCTACGGCAAGCACTCGGTGGTGATCTCCGTCTACAGCTCCGAAAGTCAGGCACCGCTGGAGGTCGCTGCGGCGGTGAGAAAATTCATCGAGCGAGAAAAGAAAAACCTCCCCGAGTCGGTGCACCTCGATCTCTCTCGCGATCGCTCCCAGGCATTCAGCGAGCGATTTGGCCTGCTCATGGACAATGGTGCGATGGGGCTGATGCTTGTGCTGTTAGTTCTTGGTCTCTTTCTCGATCTCCGAGTCGCCTTTTGGACGGCCATCGGGATCCCTATTTCCATCCTCGGCTCGATCGCCTTGCTGCCGATTGGAGGGGCGACCATTAACATGATCTCACTGTTTGGTTTCATCATCACTCTGGGGATTGTGGTGGATGATGCCGTGGTGGTGGGTGAGGAAATTTTCCACCGCATCTCCGAGGGGGAGTCGCGAGTGAATGCCGCCATCGCGGGTGCCAGAGCGATGACCATGCCGGTGATCTTTGCCGTGGTGACCAACATCATTGCCTTCATGCCGCTGCTGTTTGTGCCGGGGGAAAATGGCCAATTTTTCGAAGTGCTGCCGGCGGTGGTGATCGCGGTGTTCACGGTGTCGCTGGTGGAGTGTCTGTTCATCTTGCCCTCCCACCTAGCCTCGGACGGTGGCTGGCTGGAGAGGAATCGCCTGTTTATCAAAATTAATGGTGCGCAGACGAAGCTGCGTCACAGAATGGAGAACCTGATGGACCGCGCCTACCAGCCGGTGCTGGATTTTTCCATCCGTCACCGCCTGCTCACCGTCTGTATGTTTCTGGCGACCTTGGCGATCACGGGGGCGTATCTGGCCAGTGGTCGGATTGATTTTAAATTCCGCCCCCAGATCGAAGCCGACTTCATCCAGGCGGAAGTGGCGATGCCCGCAGGCACCCCGGTGGCGCGCACCCGCGAGGTCATTCTGCAGGTCGAGGAGGCTGCGAAGAAGGCGCTGGAGCTGGCGAACGAAGGTAGCGTGCGCGAGCTCACCACCAGCATTGAAGTGGATGTCGGCAACGATGGTGCCAACCTCGGCGAAGTGGCCGTGACCCTGGTGCCGCAGAGCCAGCGCAAGATCACCGGCGGTGAGTTTGCCGATCTTTGGCGTGATCAGTTGCCGGTGATTCCGGACATGGAATCGATCTTCTTCGATTACCTCGTGGGCCCCGGCGGCGAGGCGGAAATTGACATTCAGCTGGCGCATCCGGATCTCACAGTGCTGCGACAGGCGGCCGACGACGTTGCCAAAGCGGTGGCCGCCTACCCAGGCACGGCGGATGTGCGCAAGGGGTCGGGCCGGGAGACTCCCGAGCTGCAGTTCGAGCTTTCACCGGAAGGTCGCGCGCTCGGCCTAACCAGCGAGGACCTCGGCGCCCGCGTGCGCGATGCTTATTTGGGAGCCGAAGCGCTGCGCCAACCGCGCGGACGCGAAGAGGTGCGTGTGATGGTTCGCCTGCCGGAGTCCGAGCGCAAGTCGCTCGAGGGCTTGAAAGACTTCCTCATCCGCACCCCCGGTGGCGGTGAGATCACCCTTGGCGAAGCCGCTGTGATCAAAACCACCACCGCGCCTTTGAAAATTGAACGGGTCGATGGCGGAAGGGTGCTGAAAGTTCGCGGCAATGTTGTCGCCGGTGAAACGACTGGCAACAAGGTGCTCTCGGCATTGGAAAAAAATGAGCTGCCCGGCATCATCGAAGCCTATCCGGGCCTGAGCTACAGCTTCGAGGGGGACCAACGCGAACAGAGCGAAGCAATGCAAAATCTCGGCTGGGGATTGGTGGTTTCGATGTTTGCCGTCTTCGGGATTATGGCCGCGCTGCTGCGCAGTTATCTGCAGGCATTTATCATCCTGTTAGCCATTCCCTTCAGCCTCGCCGGCGCGGTGATTGGGCACGTGGTGTTAGGCTTCAATATTTCCATCTTCAGCATCTTCGGCATGATCGCGCTCTGCGGCATGGTGGTGAATGGTGGCTTTGTGCTGGCGGTGACGCGGCAGCGATTCATCGAGGATGGCATGCCGATCGAACAAGTCACCCGCGAGGCAGCGGCACGCCGCTGCCGTCCCATCCTACTGACCGGCATCACCACCTTTGTGGGGCTGGTGCCGATGATCCTGGAAACCAGCCAGCAGGCGCTGTTCCTAGTGCCGATGGCGATCAGCCTCGGTGTCGGCACCCTCGCTTCAGCCATCGTCATCCTCCTGGTCATCCCGGCGACCTTCACCATGACGGAAACCATCGAGTCCTTCGATGCCGATGCCACCGTGGACGAGGACGACCGCAGCTGA
- a CDS encoding efflux RND transporter periplasmic adaptor subunit, translating to MKKNVSGIILGVVILLLAGIVCWWLLRTAPVQKPEAKTRSAKIVQTVQLKPGDYPVSVTAYGSVVPARQLVVRPEITGRLVELHPKLVPGGRIAQGEVLFTIDDADYRIALSEAKTALAEAQSEVDIEAGRQAVAQRELEQLQKDLPDSVINKSLVLRQPFKNRTQALLDRAAAAVAKAELDLKRVRFRAPFNAVVIEESVEAGQLASSSEDMATIVGSDAYWIQASVPLSKLSWVKLPQGRQAGADVEIEQSSSAGAPLKWSGKVVRLLGDLEEAGRQARVLVEVPNPLDANPTQPLLLGSYVKVDIDAGVLKNSLSIPRSALREGDRVWLVGPEKKLIIHDAEVLWRRENTVVIKNDIAADQALIVSSLSAPAPGMALAPEAIATEPQSK from the coding sequence ATGAAGAAGAATGTTTCCGGAATCATCCTCGGCGTTGTGATCCTGCTGCTGGCAGGCATCGTCTGCTGGTGGCTGCTGCGCACAGCGCCCGTGCAGAAGCCCGAGGCGAAAACGCGCTCAGCCAAGATCGTCCAGACGGTGCAGCTCAAGCCGGGTGATTACCCGGTGTCGGTGACCGCTTACGGCAGTGTGGTGCCGGCCCGACAGCTGGTGGTGCGGCCTGAGATCACGGGCCGACTCGTCGAGCTGCATCCCAAGCTGGTGCCCGGCGGTCGCATCGCCCAAGGTGAGGTGCTGTTCACCATCGACGATGCCGATTACCGCATTGCCTTGAGTGAGGCGAAAACGGCACTCGCCGAGGCGCAGTCGGAGGTGGATATCGAAGCCGGCCGACAAGCCGTCGCCCAGCGCGAGCTGGAGCAGCTGCAGAAAGATCTCCCCGACTCGGTGATCAACAAAAGCCTCGTGCTGCGTCAGCCGTTTAAGAACCGCACCCAGGCACTGCTCGATCGCGCTGCGGCTGCGGTGGCGAAGGCGGAGTTGGATCTGAAACGTGTGCGATTCCGCGCGCCGTTCAATGCCGTGGTGATTGAGGAAAGTGTTGAAGCTGGTCAGCTCGCCAGCAGCAGCGAGGACATGGCGACGATTGTTGGCTCGGACGCCTACTGGATCCAAGCCAGCGTGCCGCTCTCAAAGCTCTCCTGGGTGAAGCTCCCGCAAGGCCGGCAAGCGGGTGCCGATGTCGAGATTGAGCAATCTTCTTCAGCGGGTGCTCCCTTGAAATGGTCGGGCAAGGTGGTTCGCCTGTTAGGCGATCTGGAAGAAGCGGGTCGTCAGGCGCGGGTGTTGGTGGAAGTGCCCAATCCCCTCGATGCCAACCCCACTCAGCCCTTATTGTTAGGATCCTATGTCAAAGTGGATATTGATGCTGGAGTGTTGAAAAACTCACTGTCCATCCCACGCTCGGCCCTCCGCGAAGGCGACCGTGTCTGGCTCGTCGGTCCCGAGAAAAAGCTGATCATCCACGATGCCGAAGTGCTCTGGCGGCGGGAGAATACCGTGGTGATCAAGAATGACATCGCCGCCGATCAGGCGCTCATCGTTTCCTCGCTCAGTGCTCCGGCACCCGGCATGGCCCTCGCTCCCGAAGCTATCGCGACCGAACCTCAGTCCAAATGA
- a CDS encoding efflux transporter outer membrane subunit, with protein MNLKSVYSRIVPVLLAGWVVGCVPPSSLDSRGPMVSGGVRYQESSRSGAFGQGSWWRSFSDATLNKQVNTALSANLAQRQLGERINQASASLRVQGAALFPQVDLAATGEAESSGYRESSFGGLFSWELDVFGRLRSGVRASQSELDATVQDWLGGRLILSAAVAETHFIALEQRARLKVLREQIETNQTLLDLVQLRVGQGISSRVDLLQQERQLDATRALVPPAEAELAAAEYALDVLTGRAPGQRSRNVRNILPSLPTRPVAGVPSDLLQNRPDLLAQWNRILTLDAKVGEALADRMPRFVIGASLGVENTDSVSSLISSLLGELTAPITDGGRRRAEVSRSQAELRAALLGYSNSYLEAVRDVETSLVRERKQAQQIQLTERQLATARKTLKETRIRYSQGLTDYLPVIEALGAVQSLELSMVSLQRQALTLRVGLHRALGGPMPRVQPPLNPS; from the coding sequence ATGAACCTGAAATCCGTCTACAGCCGTATCGTCCCCGTCTTGCTTGCAGGATGGGTGGTAGGCTGTGTCCCGCCGTCATCGCTGGATAGCCGCGGACCGATGGTGTCTGGCGGGGTGCGCTATCAGGAATCATCTCGGTCTGGAGCCTTTGGTCAGGGATCTTGGTGGCGCAGCTTTTCTGATGCCACGTTAAACAAACAGGTTAACACCGCGCTGTCGGCGAACTTGGCCCAGCGACAGCTCGGGGAGCGCATCAACCAGGCGTCGGCCTCGCTGCGGGTGCAGGGAGCGGCTTTGTTTCCGCAGGTGGATCTGGCGGCGACCGGAGAGGCGGAATCGAGCGGCTACCGTGAGTCGTCTTTCGGCGGATTGTTTTCCTGGGAGCTGGATGTCTTTGGTCGACTCCGCTCCGGCGTGCGTGCCAGCCAGAGTGAGCTGGACGCAACGGTTCAGGACTGGCTGGGCGGCCGATTGATACTGTCCGCCGCGGTGGCCGAAACGCACTTCATTGCACTGGAACAACGCGCCCGACTGAAGGTGCTGCGCGAGCAGATTGAAACCAACCAGACACTGCTGGATCTGGTGCAGTTGCGGGTCGGGCAGGGGATATCATCGCGGGTGGATTTATTGCAGCAAGAGCGGCAGCTCGATGCCACCCGGGCCTTGGTGCCACCTGCCGAGGCGGAGCTGGCCGCCGCCGAGTATGCGCTCGATGTGCTAACAGGTCGCGCTCCCGGTCAGCGGTCACGGAACGTTAGAAATATCCTGCCGTCACTGCCCACGCGACCCGTTGCCGGCGTGCCCTCCGACCTTTTGCAAAACCGCCCCGACCTGCTGGCGCAGTGGAACCGGATTCTCACGCTCGATGCCAAGGTGGGCGAGGCACTGGCCGACCGCATGCCGCGCTTCGTCATCGGTGCCTCCCTCGGTGTGGAAAATACCGACAGTGTGAGCTCCTTGATTTCCAGCCTCCTCGGTGAGCTCACCGCGCCGATCACCGACGGTGGCAGAAGACGGGCTGAAGTTTCCAGGAGTCAGGCCGAATTGCGTGCCGCATTGTTAGGGTATTCCAACAGCTACCTCGAAGCCGTGCGCGATGTCGAAACCTCGCTCGTGCGCGAGCGCAAGCAAGCGCAGCAAATCCAACTCACCGAACGCCAGCTGGCGACCGCCCGCAAGACCCTCAAGGAAACTCGCATCCGCTACAGCCAGGGACTCACCGATTACCTGCCGGTGATCGAGGCTCTTGGTGCGGTGCAGTCGTTAGAGCTTTCCATGGTGTCGCTGCAGCGTCAGGCGCTCACCCTGCGTGTGGGCCTGCATCGCGCCCTCGGCGGACCGATGCCACGCGTGCAACCACCCTTGAATCCATCATGA
- a CDS encoding LapA family protein — translation MDMKKVKYIGAGIVILLMGIVIFQNFEKQEVYILFAKIEMPLAFMFLITFAIGMIAGWILNMLAVRKPATPKK, via the coding sequence ATGGATATGAAAAAGGTGAAATACATCGGAGCGGGCATTGTCATCCTGCTCATGGGCATCGTCATTTTTCAGAATTTTGAAAAGCAGGAAGTCTACATCCTCTTTGCCAAGATTGAGATGCCGCTCGCGTTTATGTTTCTGATCACCTTCGCCATCGGCATGATCGCCGGGTGGATTCTGAACATGCTCGCTGTCAGAAAACCGGCGACGCCGAAAAAGTAG
- a CDS encoding sigma-70 family RNA polymerase sigma factor: MHSTQDALRTHPSMLQRAGLSTDHPVWDELLEYYDPFFTAVLRNMQFKSPAIEDVKQLAFVQLWKNLPAYRKLSDNIKFRSWLAKLIRNVALNWIRDHQKQQSESTLHDDSPPNEELVHSPEIEAKIEREWQAYVVELAMERLQTVFTGKAFEVLQLSLEGCSGDEISSRLGIRTDSVYVLRNRVKKRVQQEIAQIRHELEGGSQP, encoded by the coding sequence ATGCACAGTACACAGGATGCACTCCGCACTCACCCCTCGATGCTTCAACGCGCTGGGCTGAGCACGGACCACCCTGTCTGGGATGAACTGCTAGAATACTACGATCCCTTTTTCACCGCCGTCCTGCGCAACATGCAGTTCAAGAGCCCGGCGATCGAGGACGTCAAGCAGCTCGCCTTCGTGCAGCTGTGGAAAAACCTCCCCGCCTACCGCAAGCTCTCCGATAATATCAAATTCCGCAGCTGGCTGGCCAAGCTGATCCGCAACGTCGCGCTGAACTGGATTCGCGACCACCAGAAACAACAATCCGAGAGCACTCTGCACGACGACAGCCCACCGAACGAAGAGCTGGTGCACAGCCCAGAGATCGAAGCCAAGATCGAGCGCGAATGGCAGGCTTATGTGGTCGAACTCGCCATGGAGCGACTGCAAACCGTCTTCACAGGCAAGGCCTTCGAGGTGCTTCAGCTCTCGCTGGAAGGTTGCAGTGGCGATGAAATTAGTTCCCGTCTTGGCATCCGGACCGACAGCGTCTACGTGCTCAGAAACCGGGTGAAAAAACGTGTGCAGCAGGAAATCGCCCAAATCCGTCACGAACTGGAAGGAGGCTCTCAGCCATGA
- a CDS encoding serine/threonine-protein kinase, with amino-acid sequence MTFPDSDPSADEKDDAASPSRAPSHRLSPFADLLYEEGDPARAKQDEGEATQTPLYDSLCGLEQRYTDHILIAQGGMKEIYRALDLKTSRHVAFARPLPHLGKDHYDAFLREAHLTAKLDHPGIIKLFGMDVDPNGRPFFTMEFKTGKSLRTLLKDYTQGRASSAWPIAQRLSIILRVCESLSYAHSQRVLHLDIKPDNIQVGSFGEVQLCDWGMGVVMQGDDRQQSDTLLDPDLYGSLQRNIKGTPAYMAPELFDSMNPKTVQMDIYALGCLIEELLNAQAPEPGLDEPLSKDSPLHAVVAKAKAKNPNDRYRTVANIHDDISRYLEDMSMSVEDSTLLRELTLFYRRHRTASNLTASFLVILVTAASLFLHSLNTSKNAASDARDQALDSLKQLEAEQRITEARLIQQAKDAQITSMHLNHLGFTDRLRLPVLVDKLHQQLDAVIANQPADEDPIWEEKFWLNFLTQQFDQAMELHEEGKLIAEDLLPAAKKYASRNTNTEYLSTGDFQELLSDLFTLTEIDRTPLMEKMIRYDLAHPRSSSDRLALAKTMLALLNPEWKNPVFNYSETEHSLQLSGNGLQRLSSRNNFPSILISFQPRKLDLKHSSVENLQTLKSLNLVEIDLRHTQVKSLKPLADMRTLSRVIVSPGQFTPAQLAPLPSYIEVLTIEEGS; translated from the coding sequence ATGACATTTCCTGACTCAGATCCGTCTGCCGACGAGAAGGATGACGCCGCCTCGCCATCGCGTGCCCCCAGCCATAGGCTCTCGCCCTTCGCCGATCTGCTCTACGAAGAAGGCGATCCGGCACGTGCCAAACAGGATGAGGGCGAAGCCACCCAGACACCACTTTACGACAGCCTCTGCGGCCTCGAACAGCGATACACCGACCACATCCTCATCGCCCAAGGAGGGATGAAGGAAATTTACCGTGCGTTGGATTTGAAAACATCGCGCCACGTCGCCTTTGCCAGACCGTTGCCACATTTGGGAAAAGATCACTACGATGCTTTTTTAAGAGAAGCTCACCTCACCGCCAAACTCGACCACCCGGGCATCATCAAGCTGTTCGGCATGGACGTCGACCCCAATGGCCGACCGTTCTTCACCATGGAGTTCAAGACAGGCAAGTCACTGCGCACGCTACTGAAAGATTACACCCAGGGTCGTGCTAGCTCTGCCTGGCCAATTGCCCAGCGACTGAGTATCATCCTCCGTGTTTGCGAAAGCCTTTCCTACGCCCACTCCCAGCGCGTCCTCCACCTCGATATCAAACCTGACAATATTCAGGTTGGCTCGTTCGGTGAGGTTCAGCTGTGCGATTGGGGTATGGGGGTGGTGATGCAAGGTGATGACCGGCAGCAGTCGGACACATTGTTAGACCCCGATCTCTACGGCTCACTACAGCGCAATATCAAGGGAACCCCCGCCTACATGGCACCGGAGCTCTTCGACTCGATGAACCCGAAAACCGTGCAGATGGACATCTACGCACTCGGCTGCCTGATCGAAGAGCTGCTCAATGCCCAGGCCCCGGAACCAGGGCTCGACGAGCCGCTTTCCAAAGACTCCCCACTGCACGCCGTGGTCGCCAAGGCGAAGGCAAAAAATCCAAACGACCGCTACCGCACTGTAGCCAACATCCACGATGACATTTCCAGATACCTGGAAGACATGAGTATGTCGGTCGAGGATAGCACGTTGCTCCGCGAGCTCACCTTATTCTATCGGCGCCATCGCACTGCAAGCAACCTCACCGCATCCTTCCTCGTCATCTTGGTGACCGCAGCCAGCCTCTTCCTGCACAGCCTGAACACCAGCAAGAATGCGGCCAGCGATGCGAGAGACCAAGCACTGGATTCGCTCAAGCAACTCGAAGCAGAACAACGGATCACCGAGGCCCGTTTGATCCAACAGGCCAAGGACGCGCAGATCACCTCCATGCATCTGAACCACCTCGGATTCACCGACCGGCTGCGATTACCCGTCCTGGTGGACAAGTTGCACCAGCAACTGGATGCCGTCATCGCCAACCAGCCAGCCGATGAGGATCCGATTTGGGAGGAGAAGTTCTGGCTCAATTTCCTAACACAACAATTTGATCAAGCCATGGAGTTGCACGAGGAAGGGAAGCTCATTGCTGAAGACCTCCTTCCAGCCGCCAAGAAATACGCTTCACGGAACACCAACACTGAGTACTTGAGCACCGGTGATTTCCAAGAGCTTCTCAGCGATCTATTTACCCTGACAGAAATCGATCGCACTCCATTGATGGAAAAAATGATCCGTTACGACCTGGCGCACCCACGCTCTAGCAGCGACCGATTAGCACTCGCCAAGACCATGCTGGCATTGCTCAACCCCGAGTGGAAAAACCCAGTGTTCAATTACTCAGAAACAGAGCACAGCCTGCAACTCAGCGGGAATGGGCTACAGCGCCTGAGCAGCCGAAACAACTTCCCGTCCATCCTCATCAGCTTCCAGCCGAGGAAACTCGATCTGAAACACTCTTCGGTGGAAAACTTACAGACCCTCAAATCGCTGAATCTCGTGGAAATCGACCTCAGGCACACCCAGGTCAAATCGCTGAAGCCCCTGGCCGACATGCGAACGCTCAGTCGGGTCATCGTCAGTCCGGGACAGTTCACCCCGGCCCAGCTGGCGCCACTGCCAAGCTACATCGAGGTGCTCACAATTGAAGAAGGCAGCTAA